A window of Castanea sativa cultivar Marrone di Chiusa Pesio chromosome 1, ASM4071231v1 contains these coding sequences:
- the LOC142629266 gene encoding protein DETOXIFICATION 33, translating into MAVDTPLLTNNHSDLEEEKQLGFVKDFGVESKKLWKLAGPAIFTAICQYSLGALTQTFAGLVGEIELAAVSVENSVIAGLAFGVMLGMGSALETLCGQAYGAGQIRMLGVYMQRSWVILLTTALLLVPIYVWSPPILELIGETTEISEAAGGFALWMLPQLFAYALNFPIQKFLQAQRKVLVITYISVGVLVLHTFFSWLLILHLGWGLIGAAITLNTSWWLIVLGQLAYIFYTKSDGAWAGFSWLAFADLWGFVKLSLASAVMLCLEFWYLMILVVITGRLPNPLIPVDAISICMNIQGWDAMIALGFNAAISVRVSNELGAGKARTAKFAVLVVSMTSVSIGVVCMAIVYATRDYFPYLFTSSEAVAEETTQLALLLGITVLLNSLQPVLSGVAVGAGWQSLVAYINIGCYYIVGLPAGILLGFTFGFGAEGIWSGMIGGIVLQTIILIVVTSITNWRKEAEEADSRVKKWGGGGTYSE; encoded by the exons ATGGCCGTAGACACACCACTTCTTACCAATAACCACAGCGACcttgaagaagaaaagcaaTTGGGTTTTGTTAAGGACTTTGGTGTAGAGTCGAAGAAGCTATGGAAGCTTGCTGGGCCAGCAATCTTCACTGCAATATGTCAGTACTCACTGGGTGCACTCACTCAGACTTTTGCGGGTCTCGTCGGAGAGATCGAGCTCGCAGCTGTGTCTGTTGAAAACTCGGTCATTGCTGGGCTTGCCTTTGGTGTCatg TTGGGAATGGGAAGTGCATTGGAGACACTTTGCGGGCAAGCATATGGTGCAGGGCAAATCAGGATGTTGGGAGTGTACATGCAAAGATCATGGGTCATTTTGTTGACTACGGCTTTACTTTTGGTTCCAATCTATGTTTGGTCTCCTCCTATCCTTGAGCTCATTGGAGAGACAACCGAGATATCTGAGGCAGCTG GGGGATTTGCTTTATGGATGCTTCCACAGTTGTTCGCATACGCACTCAATTTTCCAATCCAAAAGTTTCTACAAGCACAGAGGAAAGTCCTAGTCATTACATATATATCGGTTGGGGTACTGGTGCTACATACATTTTTTAGTTGGTTGCTAATATTGCATCTTGGGTGGGGCTTAATTGGAGCGGCAATCACTTTGAATACATCATGGTGGCTCATTGTTCTTGGTCAATTGGCTTACATTTTCTATACCAAGTCCGATGGTGCTTGGGCCGGATTCTCATGGCTAGCATTTGCAGACTTGTGGGGCTTTGTGAAGCTTTCATTGGCTTCTGCTGTAATGTTATG CTTGGAGTTTTGGTACCTGATGATACTGGTAGTTATAACAGGTCGCCTGCCAAATCCTCTTATACCAGTTGATGCCATCTCTATTTG cATGAACATACAAGGATGGGATGCGATGATTGCACTTGGGTTCAATGCTGCAATAAG TGTGAGAGTATCAAATGAACTTGGAGCTGGCAAGGCTCGGACTGCAAAATTTGCAGTGCTAGTGGTTTCTATGACATCTGTTTCCATAGGGGTTGTTTGCATGGCCATAGTATATGCAACAAGGGATTATTTCCCATACCTTTTCACCTCTAGTGAGGCCGTTGCTGAGGAAACTACCCAACTTGCTCTCTTGCTGGGAATCACAGTGCTTCTAAACAGCCTTCAACCAGTGTTATCTG GTGTTGCTGTTGGAGCCGGATGGCAATCTCTTGTCGCATACATCAACATTGGCTGCTACTACATTGTTGGATTGCCAGCTGGAATACTATTGGGATTCACATTTGGTTTTGGAGCTGAG GGTATATGGTCAGGTATGATTGGAGGCATTGTTTTGCAAACTATAATCTTGATTGTGGTCACTTCAATAACAAACTGGAGAAAAGAA GCTGAAGAAGCAGACAGCCGTGTGAAGAAATGGGGAGGAGGAGGAACATATAGTGAATAG
- the LOC142606171 gene encoding F-box/FBD/LRR-repeat protein At1g13570-like isoform X1, whose translation MELDEISNLPGHVVDQILSQLSIREAVRTSVLSSKWRYKWATLPNLVFDNECYPFSSLDQTVVKSKLVNIVDHVLLLHNGPIYKFKLSHRDLQGISDIDRWILHLSRHSIQEFILEIWKGQRYKMPSCLFSCQHLIHLELFNCLLKPPSTFKGFKSLKSLDLQHVTLAQDVFENLISSCPLLERLTLMNFDGFTYLNIEAPNLQFFDIGGVFNDISFENAFQLAVVSIGLYDKRQSHANSSNLLKFFVHLPHIRRLEIQSYFLKYLSIGFVPGKLPNPCFNLNYLSIRINFNDVDEVLTALCILRSSPNLQELEVLARPEEQAAVGTVTNIKEDNHWSCHQLRLVKILGISGIKPELNFINLLLSTSPGLEKMTVKPASNNGGWELLKDLLRFRCLGHLLGLMKYEKETMACGVKCHLKGS comes from the exons ATGGAACTAGATGAAATCAGCAACTTACCAGGGCATGTTGTAGATCAAATTCTTTCACAGTTGTCAATTAGGGAGGCGGTAAGGACAAGTGTTTTGTCAAGCAAGTGGAGATATAAATGGGCTACCCTTCCAAATCTTGTGTTTGATAATGAGTGTTACCCATTTTCTTCATTAGATCAAACTGTCGTCAAGAGTAAACTTGTGAATATTGTTGATCATGTTCTCTTACTTCATAATGGCCCAATATACAAGTTCAAGCTATCACATCGAGATCTTCAAGGTATTAGTGACATTGATCGGTGGATTCTTCATCTATCAAGGCACTCTATTCAAGAATTCATACTTGAAATTTGGAAAGGGCAACGCTACAAGATGCcttcttgtttattttcttgCCAACATTTGATACATTTAGAGTTATTTAATTGTTTGCTAAAACCTCCATCGACATTTAAAGGCTTCAAGAGTTTGAAGAGCCTTGATCTTCAGCATGTGACCTTGGCTCAAGATGTGTTCGAAAATCTAATTTCTAGTTGCCCTCTACTTGAGAGATTGACATTGATGAACTTTGATGGTTTCACTTATCTCAACATTGAGGCACCAAATCTCCAGTTTTTTGACATTGGAGGTGTTTTTAACGACATTAGTTTTGAAAATGCCTTCCAATTAGCTGTTGTTTCCATTGGATTATATGACAAAAGGCAATCTCATGCCAACTCTAGCAATTTGCTCAAATTTTTTGTTCATCTGCCCCATATCCGAAGGTTGGAGATTCAGAGTTACTTTTTGAAG TATTTGTCCATTGGCTTTGTGCCAGGAAAGTTGCCTAATCCATGTTTCAATCTCAATTATCTTTCTATACGCATAAACTTCAATGATGTGGACGAGGTTTTAACTGCTCTATGCATCTTAAGAAGTTCCCCTAATCTGCAAGAACTAGAAGTTTTG GCTCGTCCAGAGGAGCAGGCTGCTGTGGGAACAGTAACTAACATAAAAGAAGACAACCATTGGAGTTGTCACCAACTGCGACTAGTGAAAATACTTGGCATTTCTGGTATCAAACCTGAGTTAAATTTCATCAACCTTCTGCTATCAACTTCCCCTGGGCTTGAAAAAATGACTGTTAAGCCTGCTTCCAACAATGGAGGATGGGAATTGCTAAAAGATTTGCTGCGATTCAG GTGTTTAGGGCACCTACTCGGATTGATGAAATATGAAAAGGAAACTATGGCCTGTGGCGTAAAATGCCATCTTAAGGGATCATAA
- the LOC142606171 gene encoding F-box/FBD/LRR-repeat protein At1g13570-like isoform X2: protein MELDEISNLPGHVVDQILSQLSIREAVRTSVLSSKWRYKWATLPNLVFDNECYPFSSLDQTVVKSKLVNIVDHVLLLHNGPIYKFKLSHRDLQGISDIDRWILHLSRHSIQEFILEIWKGQRYKMPSCLFSCQHLIHLELFNCLLKPPSTFKGFKSLKSLDLQHVTLAQDVFENLISSCPLLERLTLMNFDGFTYLNIEAPNLQFFDIGGVFNDISFENAFQLAVVSIGLYDKRQSHANSSNLLKFFVHLPHIRRLEIQSYFLKYLSIGFVPGKLPNPCFNLNYLSIRINFNDVDEVLTALCILRSSPNLQELEVLARPEEQAAVGTVTNIKEDNHWSCHQLRLVKILGISGIKPELNFINLLLSTSPGLEKMTVKPASNNGGWELLKDLLRFRRASVQAEIIYMDP, encoded by the exons ATGGAACTAGATGAAATCAGCAACTTACCAGGGCATGTTGTAGATCAAATTCTTTCACAGTTGTCAATTAGGGAGGCGGTAAGGACAAGTGTTTTGTCAAGCAAGTGGAGATATAAATGGGCTACCCTTCCAAATCTTGTGTTTGATAATGAGTGTTACCCATTTTCTTCATTAGATCAAACTGTCGTCAAGAGTAAACTTGTGAATATTGTTGATCATGTTCTCTTACTTCATAATGGCCCAATATACAAGTTCAAGCTATCACATCGAGATCTTCAAGGTATTAGTGACATTGATCGGTGGATTCTTCATCTATCAAGGCACTCTATTCAAGAATTCATACTTGAAATTTGGAAAGGGCAACGCTACAAGATGCcttcttgtttattttcttgCCAACATTTGATACATTTAGAGTTATTTAATTGTTTGCTAAAACCTCCATCGACATTTAAAGGCTTCAAGAGTTTGAAGAGCCTTGATCTTCAGCATGTGACCTTGGCTCAAGATGTGTTCGAAAATCTAATTTCTAGTTGCCCTCTACTTGAGAGATTGACATTGATGAACTTTGATGGTTTCACTTATCTCAACATTGAGGCACCAAATCTCCAGTTTTTTGACATTGGAGGTGTTTTTAACGACATTAGTTTTGAAAATGCCTTCCAATTAGCTGTTGTTTCCATTGGATTATATGACAAAAGGCAATCTCATGCCAACTCTAGCAATTTGCTCAAATTTTTTGTTCATCTGCCCCATATCCGAAGGTTGGAGATTCAGAGTTACTTTTTGAAG TATTTGTCCATTGGCTTTGTGCCAGGAAAGTTGCCTAATCCATGTTTCAATCTCAATTATCTTTCTATACGCATAAACTTCAATGATGTGGACGAGGTTTTAACTGCTCTATGCATCTTAAGAAGTTCCCCTAATCTGCAAGAACTAGAAGTTTTG GCTCGTCCAGAGGAGCAGGCTGCTGTGGGAACAGTAACTAACATAAAAGAAGACAACCATTGGAGTTGTCACCAACTGCGACTAGTGAAAATACTTGGCATTTCTGGTATCAAACCTGAGTTAAATTTCATCAACCTTCTGCTATCAACTTCCCCTGGGCTTGAAAAAATGACTGTTAAGCCTGCTTCCAACAATGGAGGATGGGAATTGCTAAAAGATTTGCTGCGATTCAGGCGAGCCTCTGTACAAGCAGAAATCATTTACATGGATCCATAA
- the LOC142621873 gene encoding small ribosomal subunit protein uS9c produces MSTITLLSSLTSSFSSLSFSSQISHKPNGLSLARPNSLSLSTRTPSRPLTVVLATVASPQEAETADLKKYVKSRLPGGFAAQTIIGTGRRKCAIARVVLQEGTGKLIINYRDAKEYLQGNPLWLQYVKVPLVALGYESNYDVFVKAHGGGLSGQAQAISLGIARALLKVSEDHRVPLRREGLLTRDSRVVERKKVGLKKARKAPQFSKR; encoded by the exons ATGTCAACAATTACGTTATTATCTTCACTGACCtcctctttctcttctctctcattttcgtcCCAAATCTCCCACAAACCTAACGGCCTCTCTTTGGCTCGACCCAACTCACTCTCGCTCTCGACCAGGACTCCTTCTCGTCCTCTCACGGTGGTGCTCGCCACGGTGGCTTCGCCTCAAGAGGCGGAGACGGCGGACCTAAAGAAGTACGTGAAATCGAGGCTGCCGGGTGGGTTCGCCGCCCAAACTATCATCGGCACTGGCCGGAGAAAATGTGCCATCGCTCGTGTTGTCCTCCAAGAAGGCACTGGCAAGCTTATCATCAATTACCGCGACGCCAag GAATATCTTCAAGGCAATCCATTGTGGCTTCAGTATGTTAAAGTCCCATTAGTAGCCTTGGGATATGAAAGTAATTACGATGTGTTTGTCAAAGCTCATGGGGGTGGCCTCTCTGGTCAGGCTCAGGCAATCTCCCTGGGCATTGCTCGCGCACTGCTAAAGGTGAGTGAGGACCACAGAGTGCCTCTGAGAAGGGAAGGGCTTCTGACTAGGGACTCGAGAGTTGTTGAGAGGAAGAAAGTTGGTCTCAAGAAAGCTCGCAAAGCCCCACAGTTCTCCAAACGTTAA